A genomic stretch from Halopiger aswanensis includes:
- a CDS encoding ribose-phosphate diphosphokinase, with protein MIVSGSASQALAAALSSELEEPLAAVEYDRFPDGELLAAVPGLADADSNPDRAVIVASTVSSDAHVELLQLQDAAREAGAEEVVTVLPYMGYGRQDEAFEAGHPVSARAVARAISTGADRVLTVNPHEEAVCEFFEPTATAVDAAGRLAEPLPADLEDPVFLSPDAGAIELAETVRDAYGEGETDYFEKTRHSGTEVEITPSDVDVSGRDVVVADDIIATGSTMSEAVGVLADRGVGRVFVTCVHPLLARDAYAKLSRAGVEAIYGTDTIERGASAVSVAPVLASHL; from the coding sequence ATGATCGTTAGCGGATCCGCGTCGCAGGCCCTCGCCGCGGCGCTGTCGTCCGAACTCGAGGAACCGCTCGCCGCCGTCGAGTACGACCGGTTTCCCGACGGCGAACTGCTCGCGGCCGTCCCCGGCCTCGCCGATGCCGATTCGAATCCCGACCGGGCGGTAATCGTCGCCTCGACGGTCTCGAGCGACGCCCACGTCGAACTCCTGCAGTTGCAGGACGCCGCCCGCGAGGCCGGCGCCGAGGAGGTCGTCACCGTCCTCCCGTACATGGGCTACGGCCGCCAGGACGAGGCCTTCGAAGCGGGCCATCCAGTTTCCGCGCGGGCGGTCGCACGGGCGATCTCGACCGGCGCGGACCGCGTGCTGACCGTCAATCCCCACGAGGAGGCCGTCTGCGAGTTCTTCGAGCCGACGGCGACCGCCGTCGACGCCGCCGGCCGGCTGGCCGAGCCGCTGCCGGCCGATCTCGAGGATCCGGTCTTCCTCTCTCCGGACGCGGGTGCGATCGAGCTCGCGGAGACGGTCCGGGACGCCTACGGCGAGGGCGAGACGGACTACTTCGAGAAGACCCGTCATTCTGGGACCGAGGTCGAGATCACGCCCAGCGACGTCGACGTGAGCGGGCGGGACGTCGTCGTCGCCGACGACATCATCGCGACGGGGTCGACGATGAGCGAGGCCGTCGGCGTCCTCGCGGACCGCGGCGTCGGCCGCGTCTTCGTCACCTGCGTCCATCCGCTGCTCGCCCGCGACGCGTACGCGAAGCTCTCGCGGGCCGGCGTCGAGGCGATCTACGGCACCGACACGATCGAACGCGGTGCCAGCGCCGTCTCGGTCGCGCCCGTACTGGCGTCACACCTCTGA
- a CDS encoding HVO_0234 family beta-propeller protein, producing MDSIEEKRVYGDRGGALEAYVASSMGVVRVRVAGDAVGEFSLCERCDARDVATTVDGEAVAIATDTDVRVASSQSAADAAEEKRDGNDGLTFEETGFGEAVAVGYDGTDLVAAGPEGTVACWHPERDGGEWETLEDETVATVRAIDGDLIGTDSGVYRVHGGGLDHVGLTDVRDVSAAGVPLAATAEGLYKLGNGWMELAEGAFDAVAADPRTEPGRLTRAIAVSAAGTVRTLADDEWTEREGPEESIVAVGYGDAVYAVTDRGSFLALDEDESDDGPVAWRPHPIGVTDATGLAIGAPVLE from the coding sequence ATGGATTCGATTGAGGAGAAGCGGGTCTACGGCGACCGCGGGGGCGCGCTCGAGGCGTACGTCGCGAGTTCGATGGGCGTCGTCCGCGTCCGCGTCGCCGGAGACGCCGTCGGCGAATTCAGCCTCTGCGAGCGCTGCGACGCACGCGATGTCGCGACGACAGTAGACGGCGAGGCGGTCGCGATCGCGACCGATACGGACGTACGCGTCGCCTCGTCCCAGTCGGCTGCGGACGCAGCCGAAGAAAAGAGGGATGGAAACGACGGCCTCACCTTCGAGGAAACCGGCTTCGGCGAGGCGGTCGCCGTCGGCTACGACGGGACGGACCTCGTCGCAGCGGGTCCCGAGGGGACCGTCGCCTGCTGGCACCCCGAGCGCGACGGCGGCGAGTGGGAGACGCTCGAGGACGAGACCGTCGCGACCGTGCGGGCGATCGACGGCGATCTGATCGGGACCGACAGCGGCGTCTACCGGGTTCACGGCGGCGGGCTGGATCACGTCGGGCTGACCGACGTCCGCGACGTCTCCGCGGCGGGCGTCCCGCTGGCGGCGACCGCCGAGGGGCTGTACAAACTCGGCAACGGCTGGATGGAACTGGCCGAGGGCGCGTTCGACGCCGTCGCCGCGGATCCGCGGACGGAACCGGGCCGACTGACGCGCGCGATCGCCGTCTCGGCGGCCGGTACGGTCCGAACGCTCGCGGACGACGAGTGGACCGAACGCGAGGGACCCGAGGAGTCGATCGTCGCCGTCGGCTACGGCGACGCAGTCTACGCCGTCACGGACCGCGGCTCGTTTCTGGCGCTCGACGAGGACGAGAGCGACGACGGGCCGGTAGCGTGGCGCCCCCATCCCATCGGCGTAACCGACGCGACCGGGCTCGCAATCGGCGCGCCCGTCCTCGAGTGA
- the glmM gene encoding phosphoglucosamine mutase: protein MEVFGSSGTRGVANEELTPAFVLRVAKAAGTAWGADRVGIARDTRYTGRMLADAAASGLASTGTDVDRLGIIPTPGAQSYAEREGVPVVVITASHNPPQYNGVKLVGPDGIELSISDLETIEETLLTESFAVAPWDETGRVREVDGVTRDYVDELLAAADRETIADADLTVALDPGHGAGALTSPEFFRELGCRVVTVNGQPDGHFPGRDPEPVPENLADLGRLVRATDADIGIAHDGDADRAIFFDETGEYVEGDATLAALAAAELEAGDTTVSAVNVSQRLVDVVTDVGADLELTPIGSTNIITRIRELEAKGERVPIAGEGNGGVFFPGFRLSRDGAFSAARFLELVAERPVSEIVAPYGGYANIRRNIEYESTAERDAMLDAAANHAHAADAELNTRDGYRLDYGDAWVLARPSGTEPLVRIYAEARDADRATELADEMYETLADAKADA from the coding sequence ATGGAAGTGTTCGGATCCAGCGGGACGCGCGGCGTCGCGAACGAGGAGCTGACGCCTGCGTTCGTCCTGCGCGTCGCGAAAGCAGCCGGAACGGCGTGGGGGGCCGACCGGGTGGGGATCGCCCGCGACACGCGATACACCGGGCGGATGTTAGCCGATGCGGCGGCAAGCGGCCTCGCCAGTACGGGCACCGATGTCGACCGGCTCGGCATCATTCCCACGCCGGGTGCACAGTCCTACGCCGAACGCGAGGGCGTCCCCGTCGTCGTCATCACGGCCTCGCACAACCCGCCGCAGTACAACGGCGTCAAACTCGTCGGCCCCGACGGCATCGAGCTCTCGATCTCGGATCTCGAGACGATCGAGGAGACGCTGCTCACGGAGTCGTTCGCGGTCGCCCCGTGGGACGAGACGGGCCGCGTCCGCGAGGTCGACGGCGTTACCCGCGACTACGTCGACGAACTGCTCGCGGCGGCCGACCGCGAAACGATCGCGGACGCCGACCTCACCGTCGCGCTCGACCCCGGCCACGGCGCCGGCGCGCTCACCAGCCCCGAGTTCTTCCGCGAACTGGGCTGTCGCGTCGTCACCGTCAACGGTCAGCCCGACGGCCACTTCCCCGGCCGCGACCCCGAACCCGTGCCGGAGAACCTCGCGGACCTCGGGCGGCTGGTCCGGGCGACCGACGCCGACATCGGTATCGCTCACGACGGCGACGCCGACCGCGCGATCTTCTTCGACGAAACCGGCGAGTACGTCGAGGGCGACGCCACCCTCGCCGCGCTGGCGGCCGCCGAACTCGAGGCCGGCGACACCACGGTCTCCGCAGTGAACGTTTCCCAGCGGCTCGTCGACGTCGTCACCGACGTCGGCGCCGATCTCGAGCTGACGCCGATCGGCTCGACGAACATCATCACCCGCATCCGCGAACTCGAGGCCAAGGGCGAGCGCGTCCCGATCGCGGGCGAGGGCAACGGCGGGGTCTTCTTCCCCGGGTTCCGCCTCTCGCGCGACGGCGCGTTCAGCGCCGCCCGGTTCCTCGAACTCGTCGCGGAGCGGCCGGTCAGCGAGATCGTCGCACCCTACGGCGGCTACGCCAATATCCGGCGCAACATCGAGTACGAGTCGACCGCGGAGCGCGACGCCATGCTGGATGCGGCCGCGAACCACGCCCACGCCGCCGACGCCGAACTCAACACGCGCGACGGCTACCGGCTGGATTACGGCGACGCGTGGGTGCTGGCCCGCCCCTCCGGCACGGAACCGCTCGTGCGCATCTACGCCGAAGCCCGCGACGCCGACCGCGCGACCGAACTGGCCGACGAGATGTACGAGACGCTCGCCGACGCGAAAGCCGACGCGTAA